In Tamandua tetradactyla isolate mTamTet1 chromosome 7, mTamTet1.pri, whole genome shotgun sequence, the following are encoded in one genomic region:
- the LOC143642624 gene encoding uncharacterized protein LOC143642624, translating to MGERGAGAPSPPGDSRPTEHALRGCQRDCGDFPVAPGARLLILVVTKRKSQKADRKICCSRSVTTRLSKELRPTDSWKSCSLNIYGEVDSSGNGVNTTQILFEERPAEGSVVSIQSPLSAPSDPASAAASASFASSDQLRCNDLAICSQHWTP from the exons ATGGGGGAAAGGGGGGCTGGTGCACCGTCGCCGCCGGGTGACTCCAGACCGACTGAGCATGCTCTGAGAGGCTGTCAGCGCGATTGCGGCGACTTTCCTGTGGCTCCCGGCGCCCGacttctgattttagttgtgACCAAGAGAAAAAGCCAAAAGGCAGATAGAAAGATCTGTTGTTCCAGATCGGTCACCACACGTTTGTCCAAG GAATTAAGGCCCACCGACTCCTGGAAGAGCTGCTCCTTGAACATATATGGAGAAGTAGATTCCAGTGGCAATGGTGTGAACACTACCCAAATCCTGTTCGAAGAAAGACCTGCTGAGGGGAGTGTAGTCAGCATACAGTCTCCACTGTCTGCTCCTTCAGATCCAGCCTCAGCTGCAGCAAGTGCTTCTTTTGCATCCAGTGATCAATTAAGGTGTAATGACCTGGCCATTTGTTCCCAACACTGGACACCTTGA